Part of the Lycium ferocissimum isolate CSIRO_LF1 chromosome 6, AGI_CSIRO_Lferr_CH_V1, whole genome shotgun sequence genome, GCAGCGGCATCAAAATGGGCCAGACCCATCTagctatattttttttattctctaCTCTATTTTCCTTTGTGTATTTGGTTTGTATCACATGACTAACTTTTTACCTTGTTTTACTTTCTTAACCCAGATGTTTATCCCAGCGGAATGTGAGAATCATAGTTGCCAAAACAATTAAAGTTGTTCTTGCGATAGAGCAAAAACCATTTTATCAATTGATTTTTTATAGTATTAGTGCAAACCAAAGAATTTTCGAACAAAAAATATGCTGCATGGGTCCTAAACATTTGAAAAGACGTGTTTTAAAGATTAAAATCAAATGCACGTGTTTATGAACGTGCAAAGGTTTcagttattttttttagattCAAAAGGAaactttcttctttcaaagtGCATTTAAGGCCTTAAAGTGTCTCAGCAAATCAGTTTATTTTCGGATCACTGAAAGAAAAAACGTGGGCTTTACCTCAAATCAAATTGCAAGGCACAAAAATgccttttcttcaaaaaccccaTTTTCCTGAAGCGGACGAGGCCCAGTCCATGTTAAACAATTTTGAGGTGTCATGTACAATTGTACATCTTCTAAAGTTGTTAAATCAAGGAAATTTTTTAAGAGCGCTTGTTGCTAAATAACTTGAGGGTCTTTCATATCTTTTGAGTTATAAACAAGTGAATTCATTAACGGATTAAGAAGTTGGATTATATatgtaatttaaaattttaataaaccGTACACATTTGAAGAGATTCATTTCTTCATAATTAGTCCGATTATAGAATCAATTCATTAATTGAATTGAAGATATAATTGAAAtgctaaaaatgattttttaaagtaaaacacctctaaagtttatttttccaaataaaatatactttctttctttttctaattaATTAGCGATGAATATGCTTCTTTCAAACTTTATCCATATGACTATTTAAACACATTTTTACTAATaagttatataatttttaacCCCAAACTTTGACGAAGgacaaatttaaactataaaccaaacttggagggtaaatttgacccttatcCCATTTATAAATAAGTAGATATAAGTATTGAAACTTATAAGCAGAAACCAATTAGCCACAGTCTTTACAGTTGATTAGTGATTTCCATATAATAAAGGGAAAGTTACACATTTGGCCGTTCggccaaaaataattacatttgCTAGCcaaatatacaataatatacactACTATGTAtcaaaaatgaatattttatgtgtattatacattcatatacaaaaaaaaaaaaatacatttgcTGGTATTTTGATGGGCggctatttatgttaatttaTCTATAATCAAACTAGGAGATTGTGCATTCTTCTTGTTGCTTCGTTATGATCATTAtgactttgttttgttttttgggtGACAGGGAAAAAGACGAGCAAAGCTCCCAGAATCCAGAGACTGGTTACTCCATTGACTCTGCAAAGGAAGAGAGCTAGAATTGCTgacaagaagaagagaattgCCAAGGCTAAGGCTGAAGCTGCTGAATATCAGAAGTTACTTGCGAGTAGGTTCAAGGAACAAAGAGAGAGACGTAGCGAGAGTTTGGCGAAGAAGAGGGCTAGACTATCTGCAACTTCTAGCCATCTATCGTTGCTTAGGTCTCTCGGAATGTAATCTCTGTTTAGTTTGAGTTTACTGTTGTGAGGgattccttccttttttttttttttttttttttttttaatagcttaattttgttcttaaagatttgaggtttttgttttttgttcttTGGCAATGTTAAGAGTTATAAGGGAACTTGTTGCTAGCTTAATTCTTTACTGtctttaccttttcttttcgGCTCTTGGTTGGCTGTAGTTAACACTGATAATCTAATTCCAGAGCACAATTGACTCATAGATGAACTCAAGTTGGAATCCACTATATGAATTTGCAGTCACCAAGTTGTTCCATTCAGGCTCGCCTTTTTTGCTTGGGATGTCTTAAAGTTACAAAGATGAACGCGGTGAGGTGATTGGCCTATTTTCCCATTTCTAGTATTTCTGAAACTTTGCAATGTTTCTGTAAGCTACAAAATATCTTCAAGACACCCCAATGGCCAACCAGTAAGAAGACTAGACTCTGAAGTAAAATCCAAACAAAGCTAACCATAAAACATTGAAACAAACAGTCTGATTGATACTATCTCATGGTCTTAAAATTACAAGAGACTTTTACTCTTTTCTCTTTGAAGTCTCAAACAAGACTTCAACACGCGGCCTACGGCTATTAGCCACTCTGCAATCCCGTCTAATCTCACCAGGCCGGCCTGATTGCAGGTCACCCATCCTTATCATCCCATCAGCAAAGGCCTTAAAGAATTTTTCTTGACTTACACTAAACTCTCTAACATATTCCCTTGTAATAGGGTTAGTATGAAGTGTTTGATCAGAATTCAAGAACCCTCTTCCATTCACCAAGTCTTTGAAATACTGATTGTCAAATATTTCAGGTGTTGCATCCAAATCTCCTGTTACATTCCCATCTCCACCGCGTGGACATAACTTGTCCAACTTCTCTCTGAATCTTGGTTCAATGGTCGGATCAGGCCGGCCCGAACCAGACTGATTATACAGCCTAAACACAATAGAAAAACACCTTCCTTTGCCAATGGAATGAGAACCAGAAAGGGCTACAAGATCTTGGACAGAAAGATTAAATCTACTGAAAAGATCAATGAGGTATGTTGCATTTGATCTTGGACTTGGCATAATCTGGTTTGAGTCTTCTTGGCTTGCAGTTAAACTATCTAGCCTTCCCAACTTCACTTCCCAATTTGGACCTCCAGTCTGatgagttaaaaataaaacaaataagatGCTCTGTTTTACCAAGAAAACCAAAAGACAAACTAggaaagggaaaaggaaaaagaggaaATTTTTCATCATAGTTACTAGTACAAGATTTGGGGTTcctttttaccttttcttttactCTACTCCCTCATCAAATTGCAATAATACAGCACAATGACCAAGAATTTAGTATAGTAATCAATAATTTGTGTTCCTCAAATTTCAGCAGCGACCAAAAAAGACAGGTGATTTTTGTCTAAATGGAGCCGTTTGTCCATGACTAATATTTCGCATATTTGAAATACTTTATATTTTGAGATTATTTCAAATAAACATTTGTTTAGTGAATTTGCCCAGTATTTCAACTTCAAGCTATAATTTTAAGTATGAAAAACATGTTTTaggagtttttccaaattttcactcaAAAAACTTCTAACTCGTCTTTTTGTCAAAAAACAACTTCACTTCCGAATACCCTTTTTCAACTTaacttcaaatttttattttttattttttcaaatccCAACCAAACCATGTCCTAACGCCTACTAAATTTTGATGGGCAAATATTTATATCCATCTTCTCCTCCaccccccaaccccacccccacgcccataaaaaaaaaaaagtcctacccaagaaaaaaaatatgatatttttccttttctggaAATAgatttatggaagttgaaaagaTGAGATTATAAATTTACCAGAACAACAGCATCTCTAGCAGCCATGATTAAAAGATCAGCACAAGAAACAACACCAGGCAGGCTCTCTCCAAAGCCTCTTaacttcatcaacaacttcataAGACCTCAATGAATTTATATTAGATAAAGCTAGTTTTTCTCCAAGCATGTTTGGTGTATCATCCAACAACAAAGAAGCATCACACCCctaaaaaataccaaaaagaaattattttatatacgCAGAAAagaatgacaaaaaaaaagggtactAATTAAATtagattcttgaaatttttacATTAACAAAACAATCATGAAACTGCAATCTCATCACTGAAGCTACACTTCTTGGTTCTTTTTTCATTGCTTTTTTCATCTCATCTTTGACTATAAATTCAGCTTGTGGACAAGTTTCTGAGTAATAATTTGGCCTAAGTGTAGCAGCCATCGATGCAAGATCCAAACTTTGAAGGAacaggaagaaaaaaagaagggtaTAAGCCATTCTtgattctttcttcttctttttttttttttttttaattagtgttTAATGTTTTGttggttcttgaattttttgtGCATGAGGATAAATAGTGGGGATTTTGGGATTTGGGAAGAAGGTGAAAAGGGAGATGAATGAAAATTCCTGATTTGCATGTGTTGTCAGCATTATATAGGAGTCTTTGGTTAAGACAAATTAAGTGGCCAATTGTGAAGAGTTTGTTTTGGGTTGGGTGGCAAATGGGGGTGTGTGGGGTGTAGGGTCAAGAACCTCTGCATTTTCTGATAATCACTTTTGTCATTTATTTTCTGATATTTCAACCAACTGGACCCACTTGTTGCATGGGTAGTGGGATAGATGATGTATTTTTGtcagttgttttttttttagtcacCACTCACCGGGAGCGAAATTTACTGACctgattaattttaatttacgTCGAATTGAAAGTAAAAATACTTCTTActaaaaagatttttatttgCAGAAATTGAATTCAAgacttttattttcattttctaactatgaaaaaaatgaatcttatagttgaaacttgaaaatttgagtttttgaagttatgatttttgaaacttaCTCTTTGTATTTGTACATATATTTTACTTGGAAAATTTTTGATGTTTTGTGAATGGAAGTAAAATTTGGTCCTTgacaataatttttttgcaatatgatcaaatttcatgaacaaacagatatttgaagataaatttttaaaatttgatctaaaatctatggccaaagtCCAAACGCTAGCTTAACCATCTCACCATCGGTccttgaaaataattttttcacaatatgatcaaatttcatgaacaaacaaatatttgaagataaatttttaaaatttgatctaaaatctatggccaaagtCCAAACGCTAGCTTAACCATCTCACCATGTTGATGGTACATCATATGATCTATGCACTTGCctaatttttgttctttatagtaagaaaaagaaaaattatataaacAGCA contains:
- the LOC132059020 gene encoding LOW QUALITY PROTEIN: peroxidase 17-like (The sequence of the model RefSeq protein was modified relative to this genomic sequence to represent the inferred CDS: inserted 2 bases in 1 codon), translating into MAYTLLFFFLFLQSLDLASMAATLRPNYYSETCPQAEFIVKDEMKKAMKKEPRSVASVMRLQFHDCFVNGCDASLLLDDTPNMLGEKLALSNINSLRSYEVVDEVKXGFGESLPGVVSCADLLIMAARDAVVLTGGPNWEVKLGRLDSLTASQEDSNQIMPSPRSNATYLIDLFSRFNLSVQDLVALSGSHSIGKGRCFSIVFRLYNQSGSGRPDPTIEPRFREKLDKLCPRGGDGNVTGDLDATPEIFDNQYFKDLVNGRGFLNSDQTLHTNPITREYVREFSVSQEKFFKAFADGMIRMGDLQSGRPGEIRRDCRVANSRRPRVEVLFETSKRKE